The Dehalobacter sp. genome includes a window with the following:
- a CDS encoding peptidoglycan-binding protein yields MRVLKIGVRGNDVMEVQALLKKLGYDPGTVDGVFGTNTEQVVKQFQAASGLQADGIIGPITYQKLLPLLNGYIMVTVAAGDTLYQIANRYKINTQRLLAANPGISSDNIRAGQQLTVPYAFDIVDTNLNYTYEILQRDIAGLQKRYPFLETGVAGKSIMGRNLYYLRLGNGPNQVFYNASHHSLEWITTVVLMKFCENYLKNYVDGTSVRGYNIREIWGQSSIYLIPMVNPDGIDLVLNGLRINHPFYTSLLKWNEGRMDFGQVWQANIRGVDLNHNYDASWQLSKQAEASHGITGPGPTRFSGTGPESEPESKAVADFTRNHNFRLVLAYHSQGRAIYWNYRGLASARDRQIALSLAEKSGYVLEEATGITSYAGYKDWFIEKYRRPGYTVEVGFGRNPLPISQFAQIYRENEGMLLLAALATAG; encoded by the coding sequence GTGCGCGTACTTAAGATCGGAGTTAGAGGAAACGATGTAATGGAAGTTCAGGCTTTACTCAAAAAGCTGGGTTACGATCCGGGGACGGTAGATGGGGTATTCGGAACAAATACAGAGCAAGTGGTCAAACAGTTTCAGGCGGCCAGTGGTCTCCAAGCAGATGGAATCATTGGTCCAATTACTTATCAAAAGCTTCTGCCGTTATTGAACGGCTACATCATGGTTACAGTTGCTGCGGGAGATACATTGTACCAGATTGCCAACCGTTATAAAATCAATACCCAGCGGCTTTTAGCAGCAAATCCCGGGATCAGTTCTGACAATATAAGAGCAGGACAACAGTTGACCGTGCCCTATGCTTTTGATATTGTCGATACAAACCTCAATTATACCTACGAAATCTTGCAGCGGGATATTGCCGGGTTACAGAAACGCTATCCTTTCTTGGAAACCGGGGTTGCCGGGAAAAGTATTATGGGACGGAATCTTTACTATCTGAGGCTGGGTAATGGACCGAATCAGGTATTTTATAATGCGTCACATCATTCACTGGAATGGATTACGACAGTTGTGCTGATGAAGTTCTGTGAAAACTATCTGAAAAACTATGTGGATGGAACTTCGGTCAGGGGATACAACATAAGAGAGATATGGGGTCAAAGTTCAATTTATTTAATCCCTATGGTGAATCCAGATGGTATTGATCTGGTCTTAAACGGACTTCGGATAAATCATCCATTCTACACATCTCTTCTAAAATGGAATGAAGGCCGGATGGATTTTGGCCAGGTCTGGCAGGCCAATATTCGTGGCGTAGATCTAAACCACAATTATGATGCATCCTGGCAGTTGTCGAAACAAGCGGAAGCCAGTCACGGAATAACCGGGCCTGGCCCGACCAGATTTTCAGGGACAGGACCGGAATCCGAACCTGAATCCAAAGCAGTTGCAGACTTTACGAGAAATCATAATTTTAGACTTGTTCTGGCCTACCACAGCCAAGGTAGGGCGATCTACTGGAATTACAGAGGTCTGGCGTCGGCCAGGGACCGGCAAATTGCACTCAGTTTGGCAGAAAAAAGCGGCTATGTGCTGGAAGAAGCGACCGGAATAACATCGTATGCAGGCTATAAGGATTGGTTTATCGAAAAATACCGGAGACCGGGCTATACGGTTGAGGTTGGATTTGGCCGAAATCCCCTGCCAATTTCCCAATTCGCGCAGATCTATCGGGAAAATGAGGGAATGTTGTTACTGGCGGCACTTGCTACTGCGGGCTAA
- the scfA gene encoding six-cysteine ranthipeptide SCIFF, producing the protein MATHIQTIIKGSLASTAKTGGCGKCQTSCQSACKTSCTVGNQVCEK; encoded by the coding sequence ATGGCTACACATATTCAGACAATCATTAAGGGGAGCTTAGCCTCAACAGCCAAAACCGGAGGGTGCGGAAAATGCCAGACATCTTGCCAATCGGCTTGTAAGACTTCTTGTACAGTTGGCAATCAAGTTTGTGAAAAATAA
- a CDS encoding MBL fold metallo-hydrolase, producing the protein MYFATLASGSSGNAICVGEGNRSLLVDCGITAKRVLTNLKMIDIAAPQLEGIIITHEHSDHVKGAGILARKLKIPIYATAGIWQEIETVLGDINSEQKRIIDRDIYLSGMDVKLFPTSHDSRESYGLKITGKTHTLGIATDSGIVTEEMHRNLRGCDAYVVEANHDLETLWHGRYPYYLKKRVSGDAGHLSNVQLAEALTEWLGENTQKVVLAHLSEENNTPQMALSTVVEMLRNSQVKKKCANLKIRVAPRHYPHELITLG; encoded by the coding sequence ATGTATTTTGCAACACTGGCCAGTGGCAGCTCCGGTAATGCCATATGTGTAGGGGAAGGAAACAGGAGTTTGCTTGTGGATTGCGGCATTACAGCCAAAAGAGTGCTTACAAACCTCAAAATGATTGATATTGCCGCTCCCCAGCTAGAAGGTATCATCATTACCCATGAACATTCCGACCATGTCAAGGGGGCTGGCATTCTGGCTCGCAAGTTGAAGATTCCCATCTATGCGACAGCCGGAATCTGGCAGGAAATTGAAACGGTGCTTGGGGATATTAATTCTGAACAGAAAAGAATTATTGACCGGGACATCTATCTTTCGGGTATGGATGTGAAGCTCTTCCCGACTTCCCATGACAGCAGGGAGAGCTACGGTCTTAAAATAACAGGCAAAACACATACGCTTGGCATAGCGACTGACAGTGGCATTGTCACAGAAGAGATGCACCGTAATCTTCGGGGCTGTGATGCCTATGTCGTAGAGGCAAACCACGACCTGGAAACACTATGGCACGGAAGGTATCCGTACTATTTGAAGAAAAGAGTCAGCGGAGATGCAGGACATCTAAGCAATGTCCAGCTTGCTGAGGCCTTGACGGAATGGCTTGGTGAAAACACGCAAAAAGTCGTGCTTGCTCACTTAAGTGAAGAAAACAATACGCCGCAAATGGCACTCAGTACAGTTGTGGAGATGCTCCGGAATTCGCAGGTTAAGAAAAAATGCGCGAATCTAAAAATAAGAGTTGCGCCGAGACATTATCCGCACGAACTTATTACACTGGGATAG
- the scfB gene encoding thioether cross-link-forming SCIFF peptide maturase yields MKLTNYNISKNVHVYTQGKLQIAYDVNSGSLHVIDDKTYAFIQELITYQQKNSLENSEELLEKCGHNLSSEEKQEILAELKVLQDQKLLFSCEPEETVLPFSDRPVIKAMCLHVAHDCNLRCKYCFAGTGPFGGNRELMNVETGKKALKFLLDHSGERGHCEVDFFGGEPLMNLPVIRELIVYGREIAAQAGKKVKFTLTTNAVLLDEATARFLEDEGISVVLSLDGRKEVNDKMRPFLNGSGSYDRIMPQILKFTEMRPETSRYAVGNYFYVRGTYTHFNKDFYKDVLHMADSGIRRISVEPVVASPQEEYAFREEDLAEIKESYDILGEKVLEYREAGKEFVFFHFNTGLDEGPCLIKRLSGCGAGHEYVAVSPEGDIYPCHQFVGKEKYKMGSVNDPNCELKEEIVQSFRQAQVYAKEECRACWARFSCSGGCHAANEAFSGELIKVYPMGCELQKKRLEVAYYLKIIEARQRVLV; encoded by the coding sequence ATGAAATTAACGAACTACAATATATCAAAAAATGTACATGTGTATACGCAGGGGAAACTTCAGATTGCTTATGATGTCAATTCAGGGTCGCTTCATGTGATTGATGACAAGACATATGCTTTTATTCAGGAATTGATAACATATCAGCAGAAAAACAGCCTGGAAAATTCAGAAGAATTGCTGGAAAAATGTGGGCATAACCTTTCTTCTGAAGAAAAACAGGAAATCCTGGCAGAATTGAAAGTGCTTCAGGATCAAAAGCTGTTATTTTCCTGCGAGCCCGAAGAGACAGTACTACCGTTTTCTGACCGGCCGGTGATCAAGGCGATGTGCCTGCACGTTGCACATGACTGCAACCTGCGCTGTAAATATTGTTTTGCGGGAACAGGACCGTTCGGCGGCAACCGCGAGTTGATGAACGTTGAGACCGGTAAGAAAGCGTTGAAATTTTTATTGGATCACAGCGGAGAGCGGGGACATTGCGAGGTTGATTTCTTTGGCGGTGAACCGCTGATGAATTTGCCGGTTATCAGGGAATTGATTGTTTACGGCCGGGAAATAGCCGCTCAAGCGGGCAAAAAGGTCAAGTTTACGCTGACAACGAATGCGGTCTTGCTGGATGAAGCGACAGCAAGATTTTTGGAAGACGAAGGAATCAGTGTTGTACTGAGTTTGGACGGACGCAAAGAAGTAAATGACAAAATGCGGCCTTTCCTGAATGGATCTGGAAGTTATGACCGGATTATGCCACAGATTCTTAAATTTACGGAAATGCGGCCGGAGACATCGCGTTATGCTGTTGGCAATTATTTTTATGTCCGGGGAACCTATACACATTTCAATAAAGATTTTTATAAGGATGTCCTGCATATGGCGGACAGCGGCATCCGAAGGATCTCTGTGGAACCAGTAGTAGCTTCTCCGCAGGAAGAGTATGCTTTCAGAGAGGAAGATCTGGCAGAAATCAAAGAAAGCTACGATATTTTAGGAGAAAAAGTGCTGGAATATCGCGAGGCAGGGAAAGAATTTGTCTTTTTTCACTTCAATACAGGTCTCGATGAAGGACCTTGCCTAATTAAGAGGTTGTCGGGCTGCGGGGCCGGACACGAGTATGTGGCCGTTTCGCCGGAGGGGGACATTTACCCCTGTCATCAGTTTGTCGGAAAGGAAAAATATAAAATGGGATCTGTGAATGATCCGAACTGTGAACTGAAGGAAGAAATTGTTCAATCCTTCCGCCAGGCGCAGGTCTATGCAAAGGAAGAATGCCGCGCCTGTTGGGCACGCTTTTCATGCAGCGGCGGATGCCATGCAGCCAATGAAGCTTTTAGCGGGGAACTGATTAAAGTGTATCCGATGGGATGCGAGCTGCAGAAAAAAAGGCTCGAAGTCGCATACTACCTTAAAATCATAGAAGCCAGGCAAAGGGTTCTCGTTTAA
- a CDS encoding tetratricopeptide repeat protein, whose protein sequence is MRKKVQKITVGIIIGIICISLIGSTFYAISLPGSDNTEDTQGQEALEQEYNQRKQAIVELSAALEKSPEDVETQLALADAYYSKASITIQLNDEEYQEDLQNAITYYQKVLTQKDDNDVRLKLAISAFLSRDSDLADETYKELIEKEPQNVDVLYWYGMFQFYSKEDYKQAEQYWQTALKYNTDGEMKTKLEEMIARAQDIKP, encoded by the coding sequence ATGCGAAAAAAAGTTCAAAAGATCACTGTAGGTATTATCATAGGGATCATCTGCATTTCCCTTATTGGATCAACATTTTATGCAATTTCCCTTCCAGGGTCTGATAATACGGAAGATACCCAGGGCCAGGAAGCGTTGGAGCAGGAATACAATCAGCGGAAGCAAGCCATCGTGGAACTCAGCGCAGCACTCGAAAAAAGCCCGGAGGACGTCGAAACGCAGCTGGCCCTGGCTGACGCTTATTATAGTAAAGCGAGTATAACAATTCAGCTTAACGATGAAGAATATCAGGAAGATCTGCAGAATGCGATAACGTATTACCAAAAAGTCCTGACCCAGAAAGACGACAATGATGTAAGGTTAAAACTTGCAATATCTGCATTTCTTTCACGAGATTCTGATCTTGCGGATGAAACATACAAGGAATTAATTGAAAAAGAACCGCAAAATGTGGATGTGTTGTATTGGTATGGGATGTTCCAGTTTTATAGCAAAGAAGATTACAAGCAGGCTGAGCAGTACTGGCAGACAGCGTTGAAATACAATACCGATGGAGAGATGAAGACCAAGCTTGAGGAAATGATAGCAAGAGCTCAGGACATTAAACCTTAG